One Clavelina lepadiformis chromosome 1, kaClaLepa1.1, whole genome shotgun sequence genomic region harbors:
- the LOC143444219 gene encoding doublesex- and mab-3-related transcription factor A2-like — MAAQLALRRQQAQEENNTRELQLLYYFIENEIHNKASSDPLSSSGAKRARYDDYISNDCNGSYGFVSSSPVHQQQPHLDNSSAKSVHSDSDQNGDTERKSDVTRSPRSDDPRKSPPSGMSENSSPAYNESRYNPEKPHASQGPALDIDESPEKHSLLSRTDSADQASDVTENQLYDSSQLTQTQNQDATSGGFEMLCRVFPKHNASQLSSILKNCNGDVVKAIQKVLKFEDEIAKSSPHLGSPRDNATNSHVQLNYTRDSARDPINLSQQSAGSCNTSPHPTIDGDAISPGTPPIGDLSQAYKFQQGSMGAPALDARTAFYPFVNGSLAGNSFSAHTAGKIPTTNFNGAFKLGQFSNSSIRSRYPLPGQMPMSCLGNLSPFPSSYGQHPAIR, encoded by the exons ATGGCAGCGCAG CTTGCTTTAAGACGTCAGCAAGCCCAAGAGGAAAATAACACACGAGAACTGCAACTGCTCTactactttattgaaaatgaaattcacaACAAAGCCAGCAGCGACCCGTTATCATCATCAG GCGCGAAACGTGCGAGATACGACGATTATATCTCAAATGATTGCAATGGAAGTTACGGTTTCGTGTCGTCATCACCGGTACATCAGCAACAACCGCACTTGGACAACAGCTCGGCCAAATCTGTTCATTCGGACAGCGATCAAAATGGCGACACGGAGAGAAAGTCCGACGTCACTCGCTCACCGCGATCGGACGACCCTAGGAAGAGTCCTCCTTCTGGTATGAGTGAAAACAGCTCACCGGCGTACAATGAAAGTCGATATAATCCTGAAAAACCTCACGCGAGTCAGGGGCCTGCATTGGATATCGACGAATCGCCAGAAAAGCATTCCCTTCTGTCACGAACTGACTCAGCTGACCAGGCCAGTGACGTAACCGAAAATCAGCTATACGATTCAAGCCAACTAACACAAACGCAAAACCAAGATGCAACAAg TGGCGGGTTTGAGATGTTATGTCGAGTTTTTCCCAAACACAACGCGTCGCAAttatcttcaattttaaaaaactgcaacggCGATGTGGTGAAAGCAATACAAAag gtgttaaaatttgaagatgaaatcGCAAAATCTTCACCACATTTGGGATCACCGAGAGACAACGCAACAAATTCTCATGTTCAGTTAAATTACACACGTGATAGCGCACGAGATCCCATTAACCTATCTCAACAAAGCG CTGGAAGCTGCAACACGAGCCCTCATCCAACCATTGATGGTGACGCAATATCACCAGGCACACCTCCCATCGGTGATTTGTCGCAAGCCTACAAGTTCCAACAGGGTTCAATGGGTGCACCAGCACTGGATGCTCGAACCGCATTTTATCCTTTTGTAAACGGTTCGCTAGCAGGCAACTCCTTTTCAGCGCACACTGCAGGAAAAATTCCAACGACTAACTTTAATGGGGCGTTTAAGCTGGGCCAATTCAGCAATTCCTCAATAAGATCACGTTATCCATTGCCGGGACAGATGCCGATGTCGTGCTTGGGAAATCTTTCCCCGTTTCCATCATCTTACGGCCAACACCCCGCCATCCGATGA